One window from the genome of Anopheles coluzzii chromosome X, AcolN3, whole genome shotgun sequence encodes:
- the LOC125907462 gene encoding uncharacterized protein LOC125907462: protein MPSRPGLLPKSKQKRSGTPCWPRSAIWGSNCARSSAGNVDNSSGQMLHRRSAVNCCGRRTTSAGPAHFRASRGNLVQGAIRKNSPKPALGRGEQGSPSGLPHVPRLPSPRAEKGRRRRCVAAAHPGGGGRSGHWPDHHRDGRGPHHQIGHAGQEEGCRAGIDARTGAYSGGSYHIHGRRDGTQRARVRLPRRDANFLLEKRIVVGHSVCLVRSAPKQQRSTVRCFRCLERGHTTTDCQGEDRSGLCLRCGAADHRAATCTKDPKCIVCGGPHRIAASIHPYMPLTTMLNVLQFNANHCENAQDLALHVMTTEGLDVLLLSEPYCVPCNNSNWVTDESNTVAIVVNGNQLPIQRIRLRRSSR, encoded by the coding sequence ATGCCCAGCAGGCCAGGCTTGCTGCCGAAATCGAAGCAAAAAAGGAGCGGGACGCCATGCTGGCCGAGATCCGCGATCTGGGGCAGCAACTGCGCCAGGAGCTCTGCTGGCAACGTGGACAACAGCAGCGGCCAAATGCTACACAGGCGCAGCGCCGTGAACTGCTGCGGCAGGAGGACGACCTCGGCAGGACCAGCCCATTTTCGAGCCAGCCGAGGGAATCTCGTACAAGGCGctattcgaaaaaattcgCCTAAACCCGCGCTTGGCCGAGGAGAACAAGGGAGTCCATCAGGGCTACCGCACGTCCCGCGACTTCCTTCGCCTCGAGCTGAAAAAGGACGCAGACGCCGCTGTGTTGCTGCAGCGCATCCAGGAGGAGGTGGGCGATCTGGCCACTGGCCGGATCATCACAGAGATGGCCGAGGTCCTCATCACCAGATTGGACATGCTGGCCAAGAAGAAGGATGTAGAGCGGGGATTGATGCGCGCACTGGAGCGTACAGCGGTGGTAGCTACCACATCCATGGGCGCCGAGATGGTACGCAGCGTGCCCGTGTCCGACTACCACGGCGGGATGCGaattttttgttggaaaaacGCATCGTGGTCGGACACTCGGTGTGCTTGGTGCGCAGTGCCCCTAAGCAGCAGCGAAGCACGGTTCGCTGTTTCCGCTGTCTTGAACGTGGCCACACCACAACGGATTGCCAGGGTGAGGACCGTTCGGGTCTCTGCTTACGCTGTGGAGCTGCCGACCATCGCGCAGCAACGTGCACGAAGGACCCGAAGTGCATCGTTTGTGGCGGCCCTCACCGAATCGCCGCTTCCATACATCCATATATGCCCCTAACGACAATGTTGAACGTCCTGCAGTTCAACGCAAATCACTGTGAGAACGCCCAGGACCTGGCGTTGCACGTGATGACCACCGAGGGTCTCGACGTTCTGCTCTTGTCCGAGCCCTATTGCGTACCGTGCAATAACAGCAACTGGGTGACGGACGAGAGTAATACGGTTGCCATCGTCGTTAACGGCAACCAGCTGCCGATACAACGTATCAGACTCCGGCGATCCAGTCGATGA